A segment of the Corylus avellana chromosome ca2, CavTom2PMs-1.0 genome:
TTGACGCCGGACGACGCGCTTCGCAGATTCCGATCGGCGTGCGACGGCGTCAAGGCCTACGCTGCCTCCGTGGATCGTGTCGCCTTTTATCAGTGTGTTTTGCTCCTCGTCCATCCAACGGCTGAGGTAattttgtctcatttttttttcttttaattaatcataaaaaaaattattattaccTTTTGTTTCAGGTAGTGGAAACTAGGGCACATTGCAATGGGCATTTCGGATTCAAGACATCTACTCGTAagtaaacaaatttaaatttaattaataatgttggaaaattttaaatttgtgcTTGAAAAATAGTACAACTTATATACTTTATCAACTAATAAATCactaattatctaaaaaatataaattaataaagttTAAACAATTTGTGCAGCTTACATGCCACATTTGAGCCTCCTTTATGGGGATCTGAcagaagaggagaagaagaaagctgAAGAAAAAGCTAACATCTTTGATGAAAGCATTAGGAGCCTGAGCTTCCAAGTTACTCGTCTTGCATTATACAAAACAGACACTGAAGACAAAACTCTCAAATCCTGGGAGAAAATTGCCGAATGCAACCTTATCTCAAgttagcttcttcttcttcttcttcatgtttCAAAAGCTTCATAATCATGCTTTTTGGTTTGTAATAATTAAGGATCATGGTGTTCCTATGCTCCTTCTTCATCCTTTTTGTTTGTAAACTCCTGTTCTGCTTTTTCTTCTGTCATTGTCTGTAATTATGGTGAACTATGGTAGACTCTTCCCTTGCACTAGGATTTtgatttataagaaatttgggGTCCAATAAGTTATCTACATTTTGAGGAAATTACTTCCCGCAATACATGGATTGCGATGTACATCAATTATCTGTCCAAAATTGTTAGGTAATGCAAGAGAGTACATATATGATACTCACTTGCCTAAAAAAATAGTGGGCCGCTTTATCACCTACCCATATAAATTTCGTATGAGCTCTTTCACAAAAGGTAAaggaaaagtaaaagaaaagtcTAGAGAGTGGAGGGAGCTTCTTTCCCTAGAAAGTGTTTGAATAGTTCAGTATGGTCAGCTTCTTGGCCTACTTCATAAACCGCATTGTATGGCCTATTTCTAGGCTTGTTCAAGATCTAGAAGACCGAGTCATTTTTTTGCCCATTTCCTATTTACTGTTATTATTTTTGGCATTGTATTTtcatttggatttgttgttgggGAGCTCACCCTCTCTcggttttttgtttccttgtaaCCCTTTCTCCGTTTGATTAGGATAAGTTTCAAATATGTCTCTTTTATATATCTTCATCTAAAATTGACACTTTCACTTGTAACCCCATTTCCTTAGAGATGAAGGTGTTGAGAGCTGTTTTTCTTACTCTCGGTCCACATCAATCCATTTTAAGGCCTAAACAAAGTACCAAAACAGAAATTCTTTGCAATAATTCACATGCCCATGGCTTATTTCACCTCTTAATTGGTTTTTCCTCAACCATAAATCAAGTCCATGAGTTATTTGATgggggaagaaagaaaattgtggCTTGGAAGGCATAGAGGTGAACTAGCATTGTGTTGTATGCACAGATTGATTGGCTAATTAAATGTTAGCTTTGTTTCTTGACTCTCAAGTATTTCCAACCATTAATGCACTTTAAAGAGTCTAAATCTTTAGAGAAGTACTGGACCAGGTGACTAATCaccctcttctttttcctttattttatccACACAACCTTATTCTCTtcttttagagcatgtttgagattgtgtttaagaaataaaacttttaagtcaaaaaaatattttttggcaaaaacttgatttttaagtttttaccaaaatacgttttgatcatttttagaataaaaaagtcaaagaagttctttttgaattttttacgAAATATGTCAGCTTTTATTTGGCAtaactttttaagtactaaaagtactttttaaactatttaatacaatttcaaatatgctcttattctctttttttcaaatcataCTAAGGAGGATTGGTCCAAAACCCCAAGTAGACATACAGAGAGGGGAAGAGAGGAAATTTCCCATCTCctttatattatttctaaaaGTTTTCCAAACTAaggaaaattttagaaaaataaacatCTTAGTCAAAACTCAATTGAAAGCTTATCGAGGCACAAACATCACTTTATATTACTTTTGTTGTTATTAATGTTGTTGtaattgttgttattattggaATTAATATTAGGCTCATTTTCGCTTGTGTTCATATGAGCTTTTTTGCTTTGTGAAATCTTGGGTTTTAGTCCCTGTTTGGCAAAACCCCTCCTCCCTTTCTCCTCTCCTTATTTTCACATTATCttttcaaaactacttttttttttattttctcttttccatcacaaaatttaatattttattttatttttctcaaatcaatcacttattattatttaaacaaaaactcacaacaaaattttttaccaaacacacCCTCAGCGGTTGTCACCAACTACCTTTATTTAGTGTCAATTCTAAGTTTGACTCCTTCTAACAAACAGGGTTGCTCATCCATCAACTTGTTTTTTGGGTTGTGAATTAATGGTGTTACCTAACCACCCTTTCATGGCCATGACtgctttttccttcttccttttctttttctttttctttttcaatttattattatctaTTGTCTTTTTGACAGAAAAGTTAATGAAGCCCTCACATTTAGGTAAAGTCCAAATTCCCATCTCAcatctataaaattaaaaattgagatcctaaaatttaaaaaattttaaaaaaatgacataaaatacTGGGAAATCTTGACCTAATTTTTTGCTACACACTTTAAcagaatatttattttaactatctactctaattaaatattatttttcggtattattttattattttttatcatttctttttctttttccataaaaaaGTGAGAGTAGGAaagataaaagattaaaaaaaaaaaaggataaatgcaaaattggtctatGTGGTTGGcataatttacaaatcacttcttatggtttaaaaaataatttataggtccttagggtatgccaaaataacattttactccctgaactcattttttgttaaatgatttaaaagaaaCCGTTTCATTGCCAtctcacacccaataaaaataagacacgtgttcttttttatttatgcttttgaaaaatgataaataagcttttccacgtcattttgaggctccagcACACACTgtacatcaaattaaataaacataatcccttTATATCTCCCTGTGCCGCCgtcgtcgtcttcatcttccccaccgaTTCATTGTCcatgccgtcgtcttcatcttccccaccgaTTCTTGCGTCCATCTCCAGGTGAGCTATTGGGTTTTGTAGCATGACTGAAATCGCCACCAGAGAATCGCCGGAAATGTCACGACGGTAAGCCACCTTGCTTTGAAGCTTTTTTACTTCCGTTTTTAAGATTTTGAGCATCTTCATNNNNNNNNNNNNNNNNNNNNNNNNNNNNNNNNNNNNNNNNNNNNNNNNNNNNNNNNNNNNNNNNNNNNNNNNNNNNNNNNNNNNNNNNNNNNNNNNNNNNTCTCTcggttttttgtttccttgtaaCCCTTTCTCCGTTTGATTAGGATAAGTTTCAAATATGTCTCTTTTATATATCTTCATCTAAAATTGACACTTTCACTTGTAACCCCATTTCCTTAGAGATGAAGGTGTTGAGAGCTGTTTTCCTTACTCTCGGTCCACATCAATCCGTTTTAAGGCCTAAACAAAGTACCAAAACAGAAATTCTCTGCAATAATTCACATGCCCATGGCTTATTTCACCTCTTAATTGGTTTTTCCTCAACCATAAATCAAGTCCATGAGTTATTTGATgggggaagaaagaaaattgtggTTTGGAAGGCATAGAGGTGAACTAGCATTGTGTTGTATGCACAGATTGATTGGCTAATTAAATGTTAGCTTTGTTTCTTGACGATTGACTAATCACCCTCTCTCAAGTATTTCCAACCATTAATGCACTTTAAAGAGTCTAAATCTTTAGAGAAGTACTGGACCAGGTGACTAATCaccctcttctttttcctttattttatccACACAAACCTTATTCCCTtctcttagagcatgtttgagattgtgtttaagaaataaaatttttaagtcaaaaaaatattttttggcaaaaactttatttttaagtttttaccaaaaatacgttttgatcatttttagagtaaaaaagtcaaagaagttctttttgaattttttacgAAATATGTCAGCTTTTATTTAGCAtaactttttaagtactaaaagtactttttaaactatttaatacaatttcaaacatgctcttattctctttttttcaaatcataCTAAGGAGGATTGGTCCAAAACCCCAAATAGACATACAGAGAGGGGAAGAGAGGAAATTTCCCATCTCctttatattatttctaaaaGTTTTCCAAACTAaggaaaaatttagaaaaataaacatCTTAGTCAAAACTCAATTGAAAGCTTATCGGGGCACAAACATCACTTTATATTACTTTTGTTGTTATTAATGTTGTTGtaattgttgttattattggaATTAATATTAGGCTCATTTTCGCTTGTGTTCAGGTGAGCTTTTTTGCTTTGTGAAATCTTGGGTTTTAGTCCCTGTTTGGCAAAACCCC
Coding sequences within it:
- the LOC132171839 gene encoding cyclic phosphodiesterase-like, which translates into the protein MANPETAKVEVEVEKHAYSVWALPPDDVATRLKKLMDSLRSEFGGPHFEPHITVVGAISLTPDDALRRFRSACDGVKAYAASVDRVAFYQCVLLLVHPTAEVVETRAHCNGHFGFKTSTPYMPHLSLLYGDLTEEEKKKAEEKANIFDESIRSLSFQVTRLALYKTDTEDKTLKSWEKIAECNLISS